The bacterium region GTCAATGAAGAAGCCCTTGTCCCCCGTCCTGACGTCGAAATCGGCATCGGGCGTGTACAACTCCCACGGCATGGGCCCGCGGTGATGAAAGTTCGGCTGCACGTGAAAACCGTCGTAGGGGAACAACTCGAGGGAGCGGATCGTCAGCTCGGTCGAACTGACGTCGGCCCTCGTCGTCGACGCCGCGCGGCGGGCCACGACGCCGTCGATCAGCCTCAGGCCGCCGGCAAGGAGCAGGACGAGCGAGATGACCCAGGCCAGGAAAGCCAGCGCCTTCCTGGTGCGGCGCCCGGGAGCCATGTCGAACCGGCGCACGGCGCCTCCTACACCCTGACCTTGACGCTCATCTCCCGCCGCGCCTCGCGCTCCGTGTCCCGGCGCTTGATCGCCTCGCGCTTGTCGTGGAGCTTCCTGCCGCGCCCGACGCCGATCTCGACCTTCGCCAGCCCGTTCTTGAAGTAGATCTTCAGCGGCACGAGCGTCAGCCCCTTCTCCTTGACCTTGCCGGTGAGCTTGGCGATCTCGCGCCGGTGCAGCAGGATCTTGCGGCGGCGCTTCGGGTCGTGGTTGTTGAGGTTGCCGAAGGCGTAGGGCTGGATCTGGCAGTCGACGAGCCAGGCCTCGTTGCCGCTGATGGCGACGAACCCCTCCGCGATGCTCGCCTGCCCCGCGCGCAGGCTCTTGACCTCGGTGCCCGTGAGCGCAAGCCCGCCTTCGAGCGTCTCGAGGATCTCGTACTCGTGGCGCGCCCGCTTGTTGACGCAGACGATCTTTTCGCCAGGCGGGGCCGTCTTTCGGCCTGTGACTGCGGTGCAATCCTTGCCCGCGCGAGCTCCGACGAGTGCGGGGGGATACTCTCCCTGCGGCGGGCACCAGCCCGCCTCAGTCGCGGCTCGTCGCGCGCCTTGTCTCGGCTCGAAATACGGCTCCGCCTGCAACGTCCCTCATCCCTCTTGGCTGAAGAGGCGGCCGAGCAGCTCGTGGCCGCGCTCGACCGCGAGACCCGTCTTCGCGACCTCGGCCTCCGTGAAGCGTGCCGCGCCGGCCCCCGCCGCGCCGGGCCGCGGCCAGATCGCGAACGGCACCGGCTCGCCGACGTGCGAGCGGCGCGCGATCGGCGTGTAGTGGTCCGGCGCGACGAGCACCCGGTGGGGCCCGAGCCGCGCCAGCCCGGGCAGCGCCGTGCCGAGGAACTCGGCGTCGATGCGCTCGAGCGCACGGACCTTCTCTGCGGCCTCGCCCGCGTGGCCGGCCTCGTCGGGAGCCTCGATGTGCACGAAGACGACGTCGTGGCGCGCCAGCGCCGCCAGCGCGTGCTCGGCCTTGCCGCGGTAGTTCGTCTCCACGTAGCCCGTGGCGCCCGGCACCGTCACGCGCTCGAGCCCCATGAGCACGCCGATGCCGTTCACGAGGTCGACCGCAGAGATCACCGCCCCGCTCAGGCCGTGCCGCTGCGCGAACGGCGCGAGCGCCGGCCGCCGCCCGGCTCCCCAGAACCAGAAGTTGTCCGCCGCCGGCAACCCGCGGCCGCGCCGCTCGCGGTTGACCGGGTGCAGCAGCAGCCAGGGGTGCGCGAGCGCCATCAGGCCCAGCAGGTTCGGGCCGGCCGGCCCCTGCGGCAGGTGCGGCGCCAGCGGCTGGCCGGTGATGTCGTGCGGCGGCACGAGCTTCGCGTCGGTCGAACCCCCGCGCCACACCAGCAGGTGCCGGTACCCGACGCCGGGGAACAGCTCGAAGGCGGGCAGGAAACGCTCGGCGTAGAGGTCGCTCTCGCGGAAGTCCGCGACGATCCGCCGCCCCTCCTCGGTCGAGATGTGGCCGGCGCTGTAGTCGGCCATCACGGCGCCCTCGTCCTCGACCGCGGCGCCGCCCGTCGAAACGAGGTTGCAGCGCACGGCGACATCGGCGTCGGCGAGCGCGACGCCCATGCTCGCGGCCTCCAGCGGCGCCCGCCCGGTGTACACGGCCGCCGGGTCGTTGCCGAAGATGCTCATGCCGGCGACGTCGCTTCCCGGGTCCATCCCGTCGGGGACGGTGCGCACGCGCCCGCACTCCCCCTCGCGGGCGATGCGGTCGAGGTTCGGCGTCGCCGCGGCCTCCAGCGGCGTCCTCCCGCCGAGCGCCGGGACCGGCCAGTCCGCCGCCCCGTCGGGGATCAGCACCAGGTATTTCATTCGCCGCGCTCCACGCGGATGCAGAGCGGGGCGCCGCTCACCGTCGGCAGCCTGGCGACCTCGTCCAGCGCCGCCCGGATCGCAGCGCCGCGCGCTTCGTGGGTCATGAGCACGATCGGCACCGCGCGCCCCTTCTCGCGCTCCTTCTGGATGACGCTCGCAATGCTGATCTCGTGCCGCGCGAGGATTCCCGCCACGTTCGCGAGGACGCCCGGCCGATCGAGCGCCTGGATCCGCACGTAGCAGGGGCTGACGA contains the following coding sequences:
- the smpB gene encoding SsrA-binding protein SmpB, producing the protein MQAEPYFEPRQGARRAATEAGWCPPQGEYPPALVGARAGKDCTAVTGRKTAPPGEKIVCVNKRARHEYEILETLEGGLALTGTEVKSLRAGQASIAEGFVAISGNEAWLVDCQIQPYAFGNLNNHDPKRRRKILLHRREIAKLTGKVKEKGLTLVPLKIYFKNGLAKVEIGVGRGRKLHDKREAIKRRDTEREARREMSVKVRV
- a CDS encoding cofactor-independent phosphoglycerate mutase encodes the protein MKYLVLIPDGAADWPVPALGGRTPLEAAATPNLDRIAREGECGRVRTVPDGMDPGSDVAGMSIFGNDPAAVYTGRAPLEAASMGVALADADVAVRCNLVSTGGAAVEDEGAVMADYSAGHISTEEGRRIVADFRESDLYAERFLPAFELFPGVGYRHLLVWRGGSTDAKLVPPHDITGQPLAPHLPQGPAGPNLLGLMALAHPWLLLHPVNRERRGRGLPAADNFWFWGAGRRPALAPFAQRHGLSGAVISAVDLVNGIGVLMGLERVTVPGATGYVETNYRGKAEHALAALARHDVVFVHIEAPDEAGHAGEAAEKVRALERIDAEFLGTALPGLARLGPHRVLVAPDHYTPIARRSHVGEPVPFAIWPRPGAAGAGAARFTEAEVAKTGLAVERGHELLGRLFSQEG